One segment of Verrucomicrobiia bacterium DNA contains the following:
- a CDS encoding 4Fe-4S dicluster domain-containing protein gives MADLHPSPFSDLVKRMFLEPEKQQTIFDLPLRKMYVPDPTLDTSVKFHGKVAANPVGPAAGPQTQMAQNIVLSWLGGSRILELKTVQINDQLVINRPCIDMTNVGYNIEFSQELRLQESLQEYVAGMMLIEMLKASNLLNFPPSAFDKTSTIYDFSLGYDLAGISSPPIRDFIASLRNAKKQIDKLRLQIPDRWKQYRDLPYPEQISNTVTLSTFHNCPPEEIEKICHFLLTEIGMDVVVKMNPTMLGLDELNHLLHERMGFTDIKVNEKAIDAGLKFDEGMEMMARLQETGKKLGLGVGTKFSNTLEVVNHKTFFPKDEIMYLSGLPLHVITLQLVERWRRDYGADCPISFSAGVDKHNFANCVACGFVPITTCSDLLKVGGFGRLFEYLKNLEQEMKKLGVTNIDDFILKREGNEAAALEHAKKTGGNRDAAVNYAGFLNITPINVRTLADERYAFEKNKSIPKRIDSKLWLYDCINCDKCIPVCPNDANFYYEVDPVEIAFTNYSWNAGHLESADSGILKIDKKHQIANFADWCNECGNCDTFCPEYGGPFIQKPSFFADRAAWLDNPRDGFYIAKRNGLTEIVGRMEGKTYSLTLDKSRPTARYQDGVVEVDFDPATHKIVNVKSLAGPVPNHRIDVKTYHTLRILLVGMLNPSRVHQVNVAHL, from the coding sequence ATGGCGGACCTCCATCCATCTCCTTTTTCCGACCTTGTGAAGCGGATGTTTCTCGAACCCGAGAAGCAACAGACCATCTTCGATTTGCCGCTGCGCAAGATGTACGTGCCTGATCCCACGCTGGATACGAGCGTCAAGTTCCACGGCAAAGTCGCAGCCAATCCGGTCGGTCCCGCCGCCGGACCGCAAACGCAAATGGCGCAAAACATTGTCCTGAGCTGGCTCGGCGGCTCACGCATCCTTGAGCTCAAAACCGTGCAGATCAACGATCAGCTGGTCATCAATCGCCCCTGCATCGACATGACCAATGTCGGTTACAACATCGAATTCTCGCAAGAATTGCGGCTGCAGGAGTCCCTCCAGGAATACGTCGCGGGAATGATGCTCATCGAGATGCTCAAGGCGAGCAACCTGTTGAATTTTCCTCCGAGCGCGTTCGACAAGACGTCAACCATCTACGATTTCAGTCTCGGCTACGATCTCGCGGGAATTTCGAGCCCGCCGATTCGCGACTTCATTGCCAGCCTGCGCAACGCGAAGAAGCAGATCGACAAATTGCGCCTCCAGATCCCGGATCGCTGGAAGCAATACCGCGACCTCCCCTACCCTGAGCAAATCTCCAACACCGTCACACTCTCGACGTTCCACAATTGTCCTCCGGAAGAGATTGAGAAGATTTGCCACTTCCTCCTGACCGAAATCGGGATGGACGTCGTGGTGAAAATGAACCCGACGATGCTGGGGTTGGACGAGTTGAACCATTTGTTGCATGAACGGATGGGGTTCACCGACATTAAGGTCAATGAAAAGGCCATCGATGCGGGCCTGAAGTTCGATGAAGGCATGGAGATGATGGCCCGCCTGCAGGAAACCGGAAAAAAACTGGGTCTTGGTGTCGGCACGAAATTCAGCAACACCTTGGAAGTTGTCAACCACAAGACGTTCTTCCCGAAGGATGAGATCATGTATCTCAGCGGGCTACCGCTGCACGTAATCACGTTGCAGCTTGTGGAGCGCTGGCGGCGGGATTACGGCGCGGATTGCCCGATCAGTTTCTCGGCGGGTGTCGACAAACACAACTTCGCCAATTGCGTGGCGTGCGGTTTCGTCCCGATCACAACCTGCTCCGATCTATTGAAGGTAGGCGGTTTTGGGCGTCTCTTCGAGTACCTGAAGAATCTCGAGCAAGAGATGAAAAAGCTTGGCGTCACGAATATCGATGACTTCATCCTCAAGCGTGAAGGCAACGAGGCGGCGGCACTGGAACACGCGAAGAAAACCGGCGGAAACCGCGACGCGGCGGTCAACTACGCCGGCTTCCTCAATATCACGCCGATCAATGTCCGCACGCTGGCCGACGAGCGTTACGCGTTCGAGAAAAACAAATCGATCCCGAAGCGAATCGACTCAAAATTGTGGCTCTACGACTGCATCAATTGCGACAAGTGCATCCCGGTTTGTCCCAACGACGCGAACTTCTACTATGAAGTCGATCCGGTCGAGATCGCGTTCACGAATTATTCATGGAACGCTGGCCACCTCGAATCAGCCGACAGCGGCATCTTGAAGATCGATAAGAAACACCAGATCGCCAACTTCGCCGATTGGTGCAACGAGTGCGGCAACTGCGATACGTTCTGCCCTGAGTACGGCGGCCCGTTCATCCAAAAGCCGAGCTTCTTTGCCGACCGCGCCGCGTGGTTGGATAACCCCCGCGACGGATTCTATATCGCCAAGCGAAACGGATTGACGGAAATCGTGGGCCGCATGGAAGGCAAAACGTATTCATTGACGCTCGACAAGTCGCGGCCGACTGCGCGGTACCAGGATGGTGTCGTAGAGGTGGATTTTGACCCGGCCACGCACAAAATTGTGAACGTAAAATCGTTGGCCGGACCTGTCCCCAACCACCGTATTGACGTGAAAACCTATCACACCTTGCGCATTTTACTGGTCGGGATGCTCAATCCCAGCCGCGTTCACCAGGTGAACGTCGCGCACTTATGA